From a single Larus michahellis chromosome 18, bLarMic1.1, whole genome shotgun sequence genomic region:
- the HOXB1 gene encoding homeobox protein Hox-B1: MDNTRMNSFLEYAICNRGTGAYHHLEQSSPSFLSCSGSPASDTFNGDGRFGVGGSAAAHLPPQNPGYHPPSSGRPIPFAGAAPAAGYPAQTCSPSYGHHQLYLGQQDADGVYFQAAGYSANAGSNLSSLAESYCGAAGQYQQQHLYGQEQPGYLPGVYSNLSPSLNEDKDPACPSEPCPPGASATQTFDWMKVKRNPPKTAKVSEYGLLGQPNTIRTNFTTKQLTELEKEFHFNKYLTRARRVEIAATLELNETQVKIWFQNRRMKQKKREKEGLAPAAASRSAKEASEASDQSNCTSPEASPSSVSS; this comes from the exons ATGGACAATACTAGGATGAACTCCTTCTTAGAGTATGCAATTTGTAACCGTGGGACGGGCGCCTACCACCATTTAGAGCAAagctccccttccttcctctcctgctcaGGTAGCCCCGCCAGTGACACTTTTAACGGAGACGGGCGCTTTGGCGTGGGAGGGAGCGCGGCCGCCCATCTCCCCCCGCAGAACCCCGGCTACCACCCTCCCTCCTCCGGGCGCCCCATCCCCTTCGCGGGCGCTGCCCCGGCCGCCGGGTACCCGGCCcaaacctgcagccccagctaCGGCCACCACCAGCTCTACCTCGGCCAGCAGGACGCGGATGGCGTGTACTTCCAAGCGGCCGGCTACTCCGCCAACGCGGGATCCAACCTCAGCTCCTTAGCAGAGAGCTACTGCGGGGCCGCTGGGCAGTACCAGCAGCAACACCTTTACGGGCAGGAGCAGCCCGGCTACTTGCCCGGCGTTTACAGTAACCTCTCGCCTTCTTTAAACGAGGACAAAGACCCTGCGTGCCCCTCCGAGCCGTGCCCCCCCGGCGCCAGCGCCACGCAAACCTTCGACTGGATGAAAGTGAAGAGGAACCCCCCCAAGACAG CTAAAGTGTCGGAGTACGGACTGCTGGGCCAGCCCAACACCATCCGCACCAACTTCACCACCAAGCAGCTGACGGAGCTGGAGAAGGAGTTTCACTTTAACAAGTACCTCACCCGGGCCCGGCGGGTGGAGATCGCCGCTACCCTGGAGCTCAACGAAACCCAGGTCAAGATCTGGTTCCAGAACAGGCGGATGAagcagaagaagagggaaaaggaaggtcTCGCCCCGGCTGCTG